The Acropora muricata isolate sample 2 chromosome 5, ASM3666990v1, whole genome shotgun sequence genome includes a window with the following:
- the LOC136917295 gene encoding uncharacterized protein yields the protein MPGREDTPTPVLAEDPPSGEVSASLSEKVNEIVAAPVSVGEVPGSQASQSVLDKEVVTASAVGEVSASSQAPSETSGGDMDLDSLDLRDNELDEVASQPLSGESLFESASESASGGAPVGVGLVSPEETSVLVRNLKAVLPVAAGEDAQRSSVASPHEFIVPLPPRARQRTPSARTASRSRSRSGDESFFTLLMALMVISVNVNGLRDEHRRLGFLQWLSHLSASVVCLQETHAVSFADLQSWFSRFGFLCAGSFGSVHSCGVAVLYRPVFECKSVVCEFDGRFVLVELAFRGAVFRVASIYAPNRNPDRDDFFVRCANAIDPSVPTLLCGDFNTVFDRVVDRRGSCPFDVSRESSAMLSSLFSDCCVVDIWRVLHPGVSAFSWCRPDGALASRIDLIGCPYVWVPHVSAADILPCPFSDHCALSFSFVLPDSVPMGPGLWKLNLSILEEDEYVSLITDFWFFWQRCQSGFSSLTRWWDAGKSHIKRLSINYCKNRNKSKCIERNILVNLVAHLKTHVDSGRLSLLPIYLSTLSRLDALDCEVARGAQVRARARWAEEGESSTAYFFRLEKKRATDRYISALRASDGSLVIDKDGLCNLLRSFYLDLFTAVPCDSSARAELLSHISSVLPFDNSEACEGLLSQGECFAALQGMARGKAPGCDGLPMEFYLKFWDVLGNDLVLVLNSAFRLGSLSRSQRRGIITLAFKKGDRLDPKNWRPITLLNADYKIASRSIAARLLKRGSGAKLNLEKCEGLWLGSWNGRTDAPVDISWSSVKVKVLGVFLGPGNLEEENWRPRITAVENALNSWRQRSLSYRGKALVINALALSRVWYVASLIYVPRWVSAELNTLIFKFFWGGRRDLVARRVVVQPFCLGGFSVVDFQSKVSALHVQWVRRFVSSPSSWVSFMVFWFSSVLAAPPHTVFSSPNVFAVDFLPPFYRSLLLAWRACKGSFQASTLGIGSGIEFCPVSSLTTRSAYLFLLSENAVVPHCETKFFPLFGSLYWSWTWRQLFYFDLDRSVIDLAWKISHGVPYTAERLASFGYDLSTTCFCSDPMESLQHLFFYCPLAVSVLSWVQSLMFLASPLCPTLLLRHALFGFSSDELLVVPKVFCYLLNVSKFYIWVARNDFRFRGKRPSAVSVMERVKSRVRFYLPLFFRRFRSSRRRRFFVRQWGARGVVASVRNDVLVVHI from the exons ATGCCAGGAAGGGAGGATACCCCTACCCCTGTTCTAGCCGAGGATCCGCCTTCGGGTGAGGTTTCAGCCTCACTTAGTGAGAAAGTAAACGAGATTGTTGCTGCGCCTGTTAGCGTTGGGGAGGTTCCTGGGTCCCAGGCCTCTCAATCGGTTTTAGATAAGGAGGTTGTGACTGCCTCCGCTGTTGGGGAAGTTTCGGCTTCCTCCCAGGCCCCTTCGGAGACGTCCGGAGGGGACATGGACCTGGATTCATTGGATCTTCGGGACAATGAATTAGATGAGGTTGCTAGCCAACCTTTGTCTGGTGAGTCCCTTTTTGAGAGCGCTTCTGAGAGTGCTTCAGGGGGGGCGCCTGTTGGTGTGGGTTTGGTCTCGCCCGAAGAGACTTCAGTGCTTGTTAGGAATTTGAAAGCTGTGCTGCCGGTGGCTGCTGGTGAGGATGCCCAGAGATCTTCTGTGGCTTCCCCCCATGAATTCATCGTTCCTTTGCCCCCTCGTGCGCGGCAGCGTACCCCATCTGCCCGCACGGCCTCTCGTTCCCGGTCTCGTTCCGGTGACGAGAG tttctttactttacttatGGCTCTCATGGTCATATCAGTTAATGTAAATGGGTTGAGGGATGAACACCGGCGGTTGGGATTCCTCCAGTGGCTGTCACATCTCTCTGCCTCGGTagtttgtctgcaggagacacatGCGGTTTCGTTTGCTGATCTCCAGTCATGGTtttctcgttttggttttttgtgtgcgGGTTCTTTTGGTTCTGTTCATTCTTGTGGGGTGGCTGTTTTGTATCGGCCGGTTTTTGAGTGTAAGTCGGTAGTGTGTGAATTTGATGGTCGTTTTGTTTTGGTCGAGttggcttttcgtggtgctgtttTTCGTGTGGCCAGTATTTATGCCCCTAATCGTAATCCTGAccgtgatgatttttttgttcggtgTGCTAATGCTATTGACCCTTCTGTCCCTACTCTTTTGTGCGGCGACTTCAACACGGTTTTTGATCGTGTTGTTGATCGTCGTGGTTCGTGTCCTTTTGATGTTTCTCGTGAAAGTTCTGCAATGTTGTCTAGCTTGTTTTCGGATTGTTGTGTTGTGGATATTTGGCGGGTTTTGCATCCTGgtgtttctgcattttcttggtgtcggcccgatggggcccttgcttcTCGCATCGACCTCATCGGTTGCCCGTATGTGTGGGTGCCCCATGTGTCTGCTGCAGACATTCTACCTTGTCCATTTTCTGATCATTGtgctctgtctttttcttttgtccttccTGACTCTGTGCCCATGGGCCCAGGGTTGTGGAAAttgaatttatcaattttaGAGGAGGATGAGTATGTCAGCCTCATCACtgatttttggttcttttggcaacgttgtcagtctggtttttcctctcttacgcggtggtgggacgctgggaaatcccatattaaacgtttgagcattaattattgtaaaaatcgtaATAAGTCAAAATGTATTGAGCGTAATATTCTTGTTAACTTAGTAGCCCATCTTAAAACCCATGTTGACTCTGGTCGTCTTTCTCTTCTCCCTATTTATTTGTCCACTCTTTCTCGTCTAGATGCTTTAGATTGCGAGGTGGCGCGGGGCGCCCAGGTGCGGGCTCGGGCGaggtgggctgaggagggtgagtCCTCCACTGCATATTTTTTTCGCCTCGAGAAGAAACGGGCTACGGACCGTtatatctcggcgctgagaGCGAGTGATGGGTCTTTGGTAATTGATAAGGATGGTCTCTGTAATCTTTTGCGTTCTTTCTACCTCgatctctttactgctgttccttgtgactcttctgctcgtgctgagcttctttctcatatttcttctgttcttccctTTGACAATAGTGAGGCCTGTGAGGGCCTTCTTAGTCAAGGGGAGTGTTTTGCTGCTCTCCAGGGTATGGCTCGTGGGAAGGCCCCTGGCTGCgatggccttcccatggaattttatttaaagttttgggatgttttgggcaatgatttagttttggttttgaattccGCTTTTCGTTTAGGTTCACTGTCTCGCTCTCAGCGTCGAGGTATTATTACTTTGGCTTTTaaaaagggggatcgtcttgaccccaagaactggcgaccaatcactctgttgaatgccgattataagATTGCTTCTCGTTCCATTGCTGCTCGTCTTCTTAAA AGGGGCTCGGGGGCTAAACTTAATTTGGAAAAATGTGAGGGTTTATGGTTAGGCTCGTGGAATGGCCGCACTGACGCACCGGTTGATATTTCATGGTCGTCCGTTAAGGTTAAGGTGTTGGGGGTCTTCCTGGGACCGGGGAATCTGGAGGAAGAGAACTGGAGGCCGCGTATCACCGCGGTCGAGAATGCTTTGAATTCCTGGAGGCAGCGTTCGCTGTCTTATCGTGGGAAGGCTCTTGTGATCAATGCCTTGGCCCTTTCtcgtgtgtggtacgtggcctcttTGATTTATGTTCCCCGGTGGGTCAGTGCGGAATTAAATACtctaatttttaagtttttttggggcGGTAGGCGCGATCTAGTGGCTCGTCGTGTCGTGgtgcaacctttttgtttgggtggtttttctgtggtggattTTCAATCTAAGGTTTCTGCTCTTCATgtgcagtgggttcgtcgttttgtttcttctccttcttcctgggtttctttcatggttttttggttttcttccgtGCTTGCCGCTCCTCCGCATACTGTTTTTTCTAGTCCGAATGTTTTCGCTGTGGATTTCCTTCCGCCTTTTTATCGCTCTCTGTTGTTGGCTTGGCGGGCGTGTAAGGGATCCTTCCAGGCCTCCACCTTGGGTATTGGTTCAGGTATTGAGTTTTGTCCTGTTTCTTCTCTGACCACTCGGTCTgcctatctttttcttttgtccgagAATGCTGTTGTTCCCCATTGTGAGAcgaagttttttcctctttttggttctttgtattggtcctggacttggcgtcagcttttttactttgatttagaTCGTTCTGTTATTGATTTGGCCTGGAAGATTTCCCATGGGGTCCCTTACACGgccgagaggcttgcctcgttTGGTTATGATCTCTCTACCACCTGTTTTTGTTCAGATCCTATGGAGTCTCTTCAGCACTTGTTCTTTTATTGTCCTTTGGCTGTTAGTGTTCTTTCTTGGGTACAGTCCcttatgtttcttgcttctcctcTGTGCCCCACGTTGTTGCTTCGTCATGCTTTATTTGGTTTCTCCTCGGATGAGTTGTTGGTGGTTCCTAAGGTTTTTTGTTACTTACTTAATGTTTCTAAGTTTTATATTTGGGTGGCTCgcaatgattttcgttttcgggGGAAGCGTCCTTCGGCTGTGAGTGTTATGGAGCGTGTTAAGTCTCGTGTTCGGTTTtatcttcctttgttcttccgtcgcttccgttcttctcgtcgtcgtcgtttTTTCGTTCGCCAATGGGGTGCTCGTGGTGTCGTGGCTTCCGTTCGGAATGATGTTCTTGTTGTCCACATTTAG